The following proteins are co-located in the Microplitis demolitor isolate Queensland-Clemson2020A chromosome 3, iyMicDemo2.1a, whole genome shotgun sequence genome:
- the LOC103575235 gene encoding mitochondrial import receptor subunit TOM40 homolog 1-like translates to MGLVQASVSKPKEETCVPCPDGYWPGNPGTFEEIHKKVKDMHPRNFEGARLFVRKSLSDYFNAYHTISLSSFMPSGYKFGACYKGSKHIGLYERYPLISGDIMPNGNLAASFAHTIGCRFRIKHVTQMVKGKCVTASSTAEYRSDDSTLSLIIADPDIMKQSGTFVLHYLQALSSRLTLGTEIAIHRSKYVPGGQQSIMTFAARYSSGARTLAATFGQVGLHVSYHHRASQQLQLGVELESNLRTLDSTATLIYELDVPHADMIFRGLVNTETTIGGVFEKKLYPMPETSLVLSGMLNHRKQQLRVGIGLNIG, encoded by the coding sequence atgggACTAGTGCAAGCGTCAGTGAGTAAACCTAAAGAAGAAACATGTGTGCCATGTCCGGACGGTTATTGGCCTGGTAATCCCGGTACCTTTGAAGAAATCCACAAAAAAGTCAAAGACATGCACCCGCGTAATTTTGAAGGTGCCAGATTATTTGTACGTAAATCACTGAGCGATTATTTCAATGCCTATCACACGATATCACTGAGTTCATTCATGCCGTCTGGTTACAAATTCGGCGCTTGTTACAAGGGATCAAAGCACATCGGACTCTACGAAAGATATCCGCTGATAAGCGGTGACATTATGCCTAATGGTAACCTGGCCGCAAGTTTTGCGCACACGATTGGCTGCCGTTTTCGAATTAAGCATGTCACGCAAATGGTCAAAGGCAAATGCGTGACGGCGAGTTCGACAGCTGAATACAGATCGGATGACTCAACGCTGTCATTGATAATCGCCGATCCGGATATTATGAAACAGTCTGGAACTTTTGTATTGCATTACCTACAAGCGCTGTCATCACGGCTGACCCTCGGCACGGAGATTGCGATACATCGCAGCAAGTATGTGCCAGGAGGCCAACAATCCATCATGACATTTGCGGCGAGGTACAGCAGTGGAGCCAGAACATTAGCAGCGACTTTCGGGCAAGTTGGACTACATGTTAGTTATCATCATAGAGCGAGTCAGCAGCTACAGCTTGGAGTTGAGTTGGAGTCTAATCTACGGACACTTGATTCGACAGCGACTTTGATCTACGAGCTTGATGTCCCGCATGCAGACATGATTTTCCGCGGACTTGTCAATACTGAGACTACTATTGGCGGTGTGTTCGAGAAAAAATTGTACCCGATGCCCGAGACCTCGTTGGTACTCAGCGGGATGTTGAATCACAGAAAACAGCAACTACGAGTTGGAATAGGACTCAACATCGGATGA